From Primulina tabacum isolate GXHZ01 chromosome 2, ASM2559414v2, whole genome shotgun sequence, one genomic window encodes:
- the LOC142528580 gene encoding uncharacterized protein LOC142528580 has product MTIDDESSIYVGGLPYDIAEETLRKAFYTFGAVLAVKIVNDRASGGKCYGFVTFANPRSATQAIKEMDGKSINGKVVKVNDVRTRGGRPNFNRESFRRDVQRGFASDRDRDRGRNDSHYRHTHRDGHRERSLDYDQDKERDQSRVRSHDGIKDRYLDEERFPDYDSHMDGVEKELERKRQRDWERDSDENIEEQRNNGHHKTGVKDIRQDPHLVNRSGFDNHANRELSSESFNDQDQVERKLAISSQNLEELQMEISHMRGVAVDQQTVVSELRAKCQKLEDSLITAKKLTSHRHQQLAKLHKSYLQVRDYDERLKSSEQELQLLVESTSMELGKDGGMVDTIFTN; this is encoded by the exons ATGACAATCGACGACGAAAGCTCCATTTACGTCGGTGGCCTACCGTACGACATCGCTGAAGAGACCTTGCGCAAAGCATTCTACACATTTGGCGCCGTTCTCGCCGTAAAG ATAGTCAATGACCGCGCTTCTGGTGGAAAATGCTATGGATTTGTTACTTTTGCTAACCCTAGGTCAGCAACACAAGCTATCAAGGAAATGGATGGCAAG TCCATTAATGGAAAAGTTGTAAAGGTAAATGATGTGAGGACCAGAGGCGGGAGACCAAATTTCAACCGTGAGAGTTTTCGACGTGATGTGCAGAGGGGTTTTGCCAGTGATAGAGATAGAGATCGTGGAAGAAATGATAGTCACTATAGGCACACTCATCGGGATGGACATAGGGAAAGGTCTCTGGACTATGACCAGGACAAGGAGAGAGATCAGAGTCGTGTTCGCAGTCATGATGGTATAAAGGATCGCTATTTGGATGAAGAGAGATTTCCGGACTATGATAGTCATATGGATGGCGTTGAGAAGGAGCTGGAGAGGAAGCGACAGCGTGATTGGGAAAGAGACAGTGATGAAAATATTGAGGAACAGAGGAACAATGGCCATCATAAAACTGGAGTAAAGGATATACGTCAAGATCCTCACTTGGTGAATAG ATCTGGTTTTGACAACCATGCGAATAGAGAGCTTTCATCAGAATCATTCAATGATCAGGATCAG GTCGAGAGAAAACTGGCAATTTCAAGTCAGAATCTTGAAGAACTTCAGATGGAG ATATCTCATATGCGAGGAGTGGCCGTAGACCAACAAACAGTAGTTTCTGAGTTACGAGCAAAATGCCAG AAATTGGAGGACTCATTAATCACCGCTAAAAAGCTTACGTCACATCGACATCAACAATTAGCGAAG TTGCATAAATCATATCTACAAGTGAGAGACTATGATGAGAGACTCAAAAGCTCTGAACAAGAACTCCAG TTACTAGTAGAATCAACCTCGATGGAGTTGGGAAAGGATGGAGGCATGGTTGATACGATATTTACGAATTAA